The following proteins come from a genomic window of Flavobacterium crocinum:
- a CDS encoding patatin-like phospholipase family protein: protein MRALVISGGGSKGAFAGGVAQYLIEEKKHEYDLFLGTSTGSLLIPHLALGHIKKIHSVYTNVTMASIFNICPFVVKSKDGVDIVTINHFNVLRQFFKGKRTFGESKGLKKYIQNNFSLSDFNKLKKLKTDVIVTVTNFTKNESEYKSVKDCTYEEFCEWSWISSNYVPFMSLVEKNNCEYGDGGFSSLVPIREAINRGATEIDVIVLETEVNTTKTVIGKNPFSLMIDLFRIALDQVEKHDIAIGKLMATNKNVKLNLYYTPIKLTDNALIFNKDVMKEWWEQGYEYAQNKSEVMSDNKILI from the coding sequence ATGAGAGCATTGGTTATTTCAGGTGGTGGCAGTAAAGGCGCTTTTGCCGGCGGTGTTGCCCAGTATTTAATAGAAGAAAAAAAGCACGAATACGATTTGTTTTTAGGAACTTCAACAGGAAGTTTATTAATTCCGCATTTAGCTCTCGGTCATATTAAGAAAATACATTCTGTTTATACCAATGTAACGATGGCGAGTATTTTTAATATTTGTCCTTTTGTTGTTAAAAGTAAAGATGGAGTAGATATAGTAACCATAAATCACTTTAATGTTTTACGTCAGTTTTTTAAAGGAAAAAGAACCTTTGGCGAAAGCAAAGGTTTAAAGAAATATATTCAAAATAACTTTTCTCTTTCTGATTTCAACAAACTTAAAAAACTGAAAACCGATGTAATTGTTACAGTAACCAATTTTACCAAAAACGAATCAGAATATAAATCGGTTAAAGATTGCACTTATGAAGAGTTTTGTGAATGGTCCTGGATTTCCAGTAACTATGTTCCGTTTATGAGTTTGGTTGAAAAAAATAATTGTGAATATGGGGACGGAGGATTTTCAAGTTTGGTTCCAATTCGTGAAGCAATTAACAGGGGCGCTACTGAAATTGATGTAATTGTTTTGGAAACAGAAGTAAATACAACCAAAACAGTTATAGGTAAAAATCCGTTTTCATTGATGATTGATTTGTTTCGAATTGCGTTGGATCAGGTTGAAAAACACGATATTGCTATAGGAAAACTTATGGCAACGAATAAGAATGTAAAACTTAACTTATATTATACTCCGATAAAATTAACCGATAACGCTCTTATTTTTAATAAAGATGTTATGAAAGAATGGTGGGAACAGGGGTATGAATATGCTCAGAATAAATCGGAAGTGATGAGTGATAATAAGATATTGATTTGA
- a CDS encoding sulfite exporter TauE/SafE family protein has protein sequence MDSYIILFLCLAAFAAGFIDAIVGGGGLIQTPMGLILLPNLPVSTVIGTLKIPAFSGTAFAAFQYLKKVVIKWKLLIIMMCLAVPSAFLGSTVLTLVSNDFMKPLLLVVLSLLFIYTYAKKNFGQHVAKDHSETTQIIYAVVISIIVGFYDGFIGPGTGSFFVVAFIALLGFDFLHASANAKMVNLATNFGSICLFMIKGKIIWTIAIPMAISNGLGGWLGAKLAINKGNGFIRIFFLIVVVGTLIRFAYDVFFK, from the coding sequence ATGGATTCATACATAATACTTTTTCTTTGTTTAGCTGCGTTTGCTGCAGGTTTTATTGATGCAATTGTAGGCGGTGGCGGATTAATTCAAACTCCGATGGGATTAATTTTATTGCCTAATCTTCCAGTTTCTACAGTTATTGGAACGCTAAAAATTCCAGCTTTCAGCGGAACTGCATTTGCTGCTTTTCAGTATTTAAAGAAAGTGGTAATTAAATGGAAATTATTAATCATCATGATGTGTCTGGCAGTTCCTTCCGCATTTTTAGGATCTACTGTTTTAACGCTTGTTAGTAATGATTTCATGAAACCACTGTTATTGGTAGTTTTGTCCTTATTATTTATTTATACTTATGCCAAGAAAAACTTCGGACAGCATGTAGCTAAAGATCATTCCGAAACAACTCAAATAATTTATGCTGTTGTAATTAGTATAATTGTTGGTTTTTATGACGGATTTATTGGTCCGGGAACAGGAAGTTTTTTTGTAGTGGCTTTTATTGCGCTTTTAGGGTTCGATTTTCTTCACGCTTCCGCGAATGCCAAAATGGTTAATCTGGCAACTAATTTTGGTTCAATTTGCCTTTTTATGATAAAAGGGAAAATCATTTGGACAATCGCAATTCCGATGGCAATAAGCAACGGACTTGGCGGATGGCTTGGTGCAAAACTAGCAATCAATAAAGGAAATGGTTTTATTCGAATTTTCTTTTTGATTGTGGTCGTGGGAACTTTAATCCGATTTGCTTATGATGTGTTTTTTAAATAA
- a CDS encoding M1 family metallopeptidase: protein MKYIFLLFTGYIFAQQTQNVDFKSVSGQLSLNPKEKTISGAVDFQFEVLKDCDTISLDAKNMDFSNVKINDKEVIFLNDTKQLKLISHFAKGENHLTFSYKTKPKQALYFVDIENNEIQIWTQGQGRYTSNWFPSFDDVNEKLIFNLGISFDKEYEVVSNGVLKEKKEEGNLTHWQFKMEKPMSSYLLMLAIGKFDKKEFKSKSRIPLEYYYEPKDSNRFEPTYRYSKRIFDFLEKEIGVKYPWQINRQIPVRDFLYAGMENTTATLFATRYVVDSIGFCDRNYTNVDAHELAHHWFGDLITAESSTHHWLQEGFATYFALLAEKDIYGEDYFYSKLYDTAQQIKFASRTDTIPVLNPKASSLTFYEKGAWTLFVLHESIGDKAFKKAIKSYLNKYAYKTVNTQNFFDEIKKVSDFDLEKFQKTWLESTAFDTPTANALLSKNKTIQKRLEIDKLKKTPLAEKMDVLKTTLESNVYRSVKEAVIDQLENEKYEAKKSLLLLALQTNDIQVRQNVAETLTKIPEDFRTNYESLLDDKSYQTQEIALYWLWRNFPNHRAEYLDKSKNWIGFNDYNLRTLWLSLALSTTGYSIDPESLINELIAFSSTKYEATTRQNALEKLIAFKIINDQVLSNLVGATTHHMWQFSKFGRDTIRFLLKNPEMRASFNRILPNLNPDEKFQLDRLLKE from the coding sequence ATGAAATACATTTTCCTATTATTTACAGGTTATATTTTTGCCCAGCAAACCCAGAATGTTGATTTCAAATCGGTTTCAGGGCAATTATCTTTAAATCCAAAAGAAAAAACAATTTCCGGTGCCGTTGATTTTCAGTTTGAGGTTTTAAAGGATTGTGACACTATTTCGCTTGACGCTAAAAACATGGATTTTTCTAATGTGAAAATCAATGATAAAGAGGTGATTTTTCTAAACGATACTAAACAATTAAAACTGATCTCTCATTTTGCAAAAGGCGAGAATCATTTGACTTTTAGTTATAAAACAAAACCAAAACAAGCCTTATATTTTGTTGACATTGAAAATAATGAAATACAAATCTGGACACAAGGGCAGGGAAGGTACACGAGCAATTGGTTTCCAAGTTTTGATGATGTGAATGAGAAACTGATTTTCAATTTAGGAATTTCGTTTGATAAGGAATATGAGGTTGTTTCAAATGGGGTTTTAAAGGAGAAAAAAGAAGAAGGTAATTTAACTCATTGGCAATTTAAAATGGAAAAACCAATGAGTTCTTATTTATTAATGCTGGCAATTGGAAAATTTGATAAAAAAGAGTTTAAATCTAAAAGTAGAATTCCGTTGGAGTATTATTATGAGCCAAAAGATTCCAATCGTTTTGAGCCGACTTATCGTTATTCAAAACGAATTTTTGATTTTCTGGAGAAAGAAATCGGAGTTAAATATCCCTGGCAGATTAACCGACAAATTCCGGTTCGTGATTTTCTTTATGCCGGAATGGAAAACACAACCGCGACACTTTTTGCAACTCGTTATGTCGTAGATTCTATTGGTTTCTGTGATCGAAATTACACTAATGTTGATGCTCACGAATTAGCACATCATTGGTTTGGCGATTTAATTACAGCTGAAAGTAGTACGCATCATTGGCTTCAGGAGGGATTTGCGACTTATTTTGCTCTACTGGCAGAAAAAGATATTTATGGAGAAGATTATTTTTATTCTAAATTATACGACACGGCACAGCAAATCAAATTTGCTTCTAGAACCGATACAATTCCGGTTTTAAATCCTAAAGCGAGTTCATTAACATTTTACGAAAAAGGAGCGTGGACTTTGTTTGTTTTGCATGAATCAATTGGTGACAAAGCGTTTAAAAAAGCGATAAAAAGTTATCTGAACAAATACGCTTATAAAACAGTAAACACACAAAATTTCTTTGATGAAATTAAAAAAGTATCTGATTTTGATTTGGAAAAATTTCAAAAAACATGGCTGGAATCAACTGCTTTTGATACACCAACGGCTAATGCTTTGCTGAGTAAAAACAAAACGATTCAAAAAAGACTGGAAATCGATAAATTAAAGAAAACACCTTTAGCGGAGAAAATGGATGTTCTAAAAACTACTTTAGAATCCAATGTTTATCGTTCAGTAAAAGAAGCCGTTATAGATCAATTGGAAAATGAAAAATATGAAGCAAAGAAATCACTTTTGCTTTTAGCATTACAAACCAATGATATTCAGGTTCGTCAGAATGTTGCCGAAACTTTGACTAAAATTCCGGAAGATTTTAGAACAAATTATGAAAGCTTATTGGATGATAAATCTTATCAAACACAGGAAATAGCATTGTATTGGCTTTGGAGAAATTTCCCCAATCACAGAGCAGAATATTTAGATAAATCAAAAAACTGGATTGGATTTAATGATTACAATCTTCGAACTTTATGGCTTTCACTGGCATTATCAACTACAGGTTACAGTATTGATCCTGAATCTCTTATTAACGAATTAATAGCTTTTTCATCTACTAAATACGAAGCGACAACAAGGCAAAATGCTTTAGAAAAATTAATTGCTTTTAAAATAATTAACGATCAGGTTCTGAGTAATTTAGTTGGAGCAACTACACATCATATGTGGCAGTTTTCGAAATTTGGCAGAGATACAATCCGATTTTTATTAAAAAATCCTGAAATGCGTGCTTCATTTAATAGAATTTTGCCTAATTTGAACCCCGATGAAAAATTTCAATTAGATCGTTTGTTGAAAGAGTAG
- the recG gene encoding ATP-dependent DNA helicase RecG codes for MSNNLLETPIEYLKGVGPSRGQLLRKELGIHKYGDLVNFYPNRYIDRTRYYKINELQNTGSEVQIIGKIINIKTVEFAKNKKRLVASFVDDTGQIDLNWFQGHKWIRESLKLNEPLVIFGKCSLYGSQFSMAHPEIELLSEHERSLRSAMQPVYPSTEALTNKGISNRTINKMMEQLFLETQALFTETFPSSLIEELKLIPKRAALFNIHFPKSADILAKAQFRLKFEELFFIQLQLITKNLIRKHKIKGHPFTKVGELFNAFYKNHLPFDLTNAQKRVIKEIRTDMGSNAQMNRLLQGDVGSGKTIVAFMSMLLAIDNGFQACLMAPTEILANQHYLGLSHFAEMLGINIRILTGSTKTSERKIIHEELENGTLKILIGTHALLEDKVKFQNLGLSVIDEQHRFGVEQRSKLWKKNEIPPHVLVMTATPIPRTLAMSLYGDLDISVIDELPPGRKPIQTVHRFDSNRLKVWKFLRDEIAKGRQIYIVYPLIQESEKMDYKDLMDGYESISRDFPLPQYSISILHGKMKPADKDAEMKRFSEGKTNIMVATTVIEVGVNVPNASVMIIESAERFGLSQLHQLRGRVGRGAEQSYCILMTGHKLSSDSKTRMETMVQTNDGFEIAEVDLKLRGPGDLMGTQQSGVLNLQIADIVKDREILSLARNYAMKILKEDSALQKPENTILRAIFIELTKKKNIWNYIS; via the coding sequence ATGTCTAATAATCTTCTAGAAACCCCAATTGAATACTTAAAAGGTGTTGGCCCCAGTCGTGGTCAGTTGCTTCGTAAGGAATTGGGTATTCACAAATATGGGGATTTAGTCAATTTTTATCCCAATCGATACATTGACAGAACGCGTTATTATAAGATTAATGAATTACAGAATACAGGTTCTGAAGTACAGATTATTGGAAAAATAATCAACATCAAAACGGTTGAATTTGCTAAAAACAAAAAACGTTTAGTAGCCAGTTTTGTTGATGATACCGGACAAATTGATCTCAATTGGTTTCAGGGACATAAATGGATTAGGGAAAGTTTAAAATTAAACGAACCTCTGGTTATTTTTGGAAAATGTTCTTTATACGGAAGTCAATTCAGTATGGCTCATCCTGAAATCGAATTACTGAGTGAACATGAAAGAAGCCTGCGTTCAGCAATGCAGCCAGTTTATCCTTCTACAGAAGCTTTAACAAACAAAGGTATTTCGAATCGTACTATCAATAAAATGATGGAACAATTGTTTCTAGAAACACAAGCACTTTTTACAGAAACTTTTCCGTCCTCTTTAATCGAAGAATTAAAACTGATTCCAAAAAGAGCTGCGTTATTTAATATTCATTTTCCAAAAAGTGCCGATATTTTAGCAAAAGCACAATTCCGATTGAAGTTCGAAGAATTGTTCTTTATTCAGTTGCAGTTAATTACCAAAAATCTTATTAGAAAACATAAAATCAAAGGGCATCCATTTACAAAAGTGGGCGAACTTTTTAATGCATTTTACAAAAACCATTTGCCTTTTGATTTAACCAATGCTCAAAAAAGAGTAATCAAAGAAATTAGAACTGACATGGGAAGCAATGCCCAAATGAATCGTCTTTTGCAAGGTGACGTAGGTTCCGGAAAAACGATTGTTGCTTTTATGAGTATGCTTTTGGCTATTGACAATGGTTTTCAGGCTTGTTTAATGGCCCCAACAGAGATTTTGGCTAATCAGCATTATCTTGGATTATCTCATTTTGCTGAAATGCTTGGTATCAATATTAGAATATTGACGGGTTCTACTAAAACTTCTGAAAGAAAAATTATCCATGAAGAACTCGAAAACGGAACTCTGAAAATTCTGATTGGAACTCATGCATTACTGGAAGATAAAGTAAAATTTCAAAATTTAGGTCTGTCCGTAATTGATGAACAGCATCGTTTTGGTGTAGAACAACGCTCTAAATTGTGGAAGAAAAATGAGATTCCGCCACACGTTTTGGTCATGACTGCTACGCCAATTCCGAGAACTTTGGCAATGAGTTTATACGGCGATTTGGATATTTCTGTAATTGATGAATTGCCTCCCGGAAGAAAACCAATTCAAACTGTACATCGTTTTGATTCTAATCGATTAAAAGTCTGGAAATTTCTTCGTGATGAAATTGCAAAAGGAAGACAAATTTATATCGTTTATCCCTTAATTCAGGAATCTGAAAAAATGGATTATAAGGATTTAATGGACGGTTACGAAAGTATTTCCCGGGATTTTCCGTTGCCTCAATATTCGATTTCGATCCTGCATGGAAAAATGAAACCAGCAGATAAAGATGCCGAAATGAAACGTTTTTCTGAAGGAAAAACCAACATAATGGTGGCTACAACAGTTATTGAAGTTGGTGTAAATGTTCCAAATGCCAGTGTAATGATTATAGAAAGTGCCGAACGATTTGGTCTTTCGCAATTACACCAATTGCGCGGACGTGTTGGACGTGGTGCCGAACAGAGCTATTGTATTTTAATGACGGGACATAAATTAAGTTCTGACAGTAAAACCAGAATGGAAACTATGGTTCAGACCAATGATGGTTTTGAAATAGCCGAAGTTGATCTTAAACTTCGCGGTCCCGGCGATTTAATGGGAACACAGCAAAGCGGTGTCCTGAACCTTCAAATAGCTGATATTGTTAAAGACAGAGAAATTCTGTCTCTGGCAAGAAATTATGCCATGAAAATCTTAAAAGAAGATTCAGCCCTTCAAAAACCTGAAAATACCATTTTAAGAGCCATTTTTATTGAATTGACTAAGAAGAAAAATATTTGGAATTATATTTCGTAA
- a CDS encoding DUF4348 domain-containing protein has translation MKKYFLMFFVLIASLSSASYAQNTKTTVEDFNIFFDKFNSDSKFQVSRVIFPLKYQVNNEDFELTDYTMSKDKYKVLTLNRKSDEKYLKRTLSIKKHKATLQQRGLDNGIYVDYIFELKDNKWFLKTWIDQST, from the coding sequence ATGAAAAAGTACTTTTTAATGTTTTTTGTTTTAATAGCGAGTTTAAGTTCTGCTTCTTATGCTCAAAATACAAAAACAACTGTGGAAGATTTTAATATCTTTTTCGATAAGTTTAATTCGGATTCTAAATTTCAGGTGAGCAGAGTGATTTTTCCTCTAAAATATCAGGTGAATAATGAAGATTTTGAATTGACTGATTATACAATGTCAAAAGATAAATATAAAGTTTTAACCTTAAACAGAAAATCTGATGAAAAGTACTTAAAACGTACATTATCAATTAAAAAGCATAAAGCTACACTTCAGCAACGTGGTCTGGATAATGGAATTTATGTAGATTATATTTTCGAATTAAAAGACAATAAATGGTTTCTAAAAACCTGGATCGATCAATCTACTTAA
- a CDS encoding Dph6-related ATP pyrophosphatase has translation MPTPQKALFNWSSGKDSALALFKILQNPDFKIEYLLTSVNQQYQRISMHGVRVELLQAQAESIGIPLKIMEIPEMPTMEVYENVMMETLTALKDQGIQYSVFGDIFLEDLRLYREKQLARLDFIGLFPIWKIATKDLIQEFISLGFKTIVVCVNEKYLDKSFVGRIIDQDFINDLPDNVDVCGENGEFHTFTFDGPIFSKRIDFEIGETVYRKYEKPESQDSSNSACDTNDDTAFDFGFWYCDLIKK, from the coding sequence GTGCCTACACCCCAAAAAGCCTTATTTAACTGGAGCAGCGGAAAAGATTCTGCATTGGCTCTTTTTAAAATATTACAAAATCCCGATTTCAAAATTGAATATTTGCTGACTAGTGTAAACCAGCAATATCAAAGAATTTCCATGCATGGGGTTCGCGTAGAATTATTGCAGGCACAAGCCGAAAGCATTGGAATTCCATTAAAAATCATGGAAATTCCCGAAATGCCAACAATGGAAGTTTATGAAAATGTAATGATGGAAACTTTGACAGCATTAAAAGATCAGGGTATACAATATTCTGTATTTGGAGATATTTTTCTGGAAGATTTACGATTGTATCGAGAGAAGCAATTGGCCAGACTAGATTTCATAGGTCTTTTCCCTATTTGGAAAATTGCAACAAAAGACTTGATTCAGGAATTTATTTCACTGGGATTTAAAACTATTGTTGTGTGCGTAAATGAAAAATATTTAGACAAAAGTTTTGTGGGCAGAATAATCGATCAGGATTTTATAAATGATTTACCCGATAATGTAGATGTCTGTGGTGAAAATGGTGAATTTCATACTTTTACATTTGACGGTCCCATTTTTTCGAAACGTATAGATTTTGAAATTGGCGAAACTGTTTATCGAAAATATGAAAAACCTGAAAGCCAGGATTCGTCAAATTCAGCATGCGATACCAACGATGACACTGCTTTTGATTTTGGGTTTTGGTATTGTGATTTAATTAAAAAATAA
- a CDS encoding TlpA family protein disulfide reductase, which produces MKKNLLLTLWFTLLLLAIGYLFWQNEFKYSLPTPIPQNYKAIAMGSKIELGACCPFNQKPVFIHFFNPDCPCSRFNVPHVKDLIKKYANQVNFKIVVLNKEKNFTIAEIQEKFDAKIPVYFEESIAKRCGVFSTPQAVLLDPSHNLYYRGNYNKTRYCTDAKTNYAQMAIDAYLSEKHKPSFDAFAMKAYGCSLPKCTK; this is translated from the coding sequence ATGAAGAAAAATTTACTCCTAACATTATGGTTTACGTTATTACTTCTTGCGATTGGTTATTTATTTTGGCAAAATGAGTTCAAGTACAGTCTTCCAACGCCAATACCTCAAAATTATAAAGCTATAGCAATGGGGTCTAAGATCGAATTAGGAGCCTGTTGTCCATTTAATCAAAAGCCTGTTTTTATACATTTTTTCAATCCCGATTGTCCTTGTTCCCGCTTTAATGTTCCTCATGTTAAGGATTTAATTAAAAAGTACGCCAATCAGGTTAATTTTAAAATTGTAGTGTTAAACAAAGAAAAGAATTTTACAATTGCTGAAATTCAGGAAAAGTTTGATGCTAAGATTCCGGTGTATTTTGAAGAATCAATTGCAAAAAGATGTGGTGTTTTCTCTACACCTCAGGCCGTTTTGCTGGATCCTTCACATAATTTGTATTATCGTGGTAATTACAATAAAACGAGATATTGTACAGATGCCAAAACTAATTACGCTCAAATGGCAATTGATGCTTATTTAAGTGAAAAACACAAACCTTCTTTTGATGCTTTTGCTATGAAAGCATACGGATGTTCGTTACCAAAATGTACCAAATAA
- a CDS encoding DUF7935 family protein, producing the protein MDFNKIIELASYTLPALVTGFVAYRFFELHIKNNDRKRAFLLNKQAHKESLPVRLQAFERMTLFLERINLTKLLIRIAPISQNKHDYENFLIEQIENEFEHNLTQQIYMSEECWTIITTAKNATIQMIRKAAMSDKVENADKLREVILNDLLEKQSPSNAALSFIKSEVAELWY; encoded by the coding sequence ATGGATTTTAATAAAATTATAGAACTTGCCAGTTATACTTTACCAGCTTTAGTTACAGGATTTGTAGCATATCGTTTTTTCGAACTGCACATTAAAAACAATGACAGAAAACGTGCTTTTTTACTAAATAAGCAAGCTCACAAGGAATCGCTTCCTGTACGTTTACAGGCTTTCGAACGTATGACTTTGTTTTTGGAGCGCATCAATCTGACTAAATTATTGATTAGAATAGCTCCTATTTCTCAAAATAAACACGATTATGAAAACTTTTTAATCGAACAAATTGAAAATGAATTTGAGCACAATTTAACTCAGCAAATTTATATGTCTGAAGAATGCTGGACAATCATAACAACTGCAAAGAATGCCACAATCCAAATGATCCGTAAAGCTGCTATGAGCGATAAAGTCGAAAATGCAGATAAATTACGTGAAGTAATTTTGAATGATTTATTAGAAAAACAATCTCCAAGTAATGCTGCTTTAAGTTTTATTAAAAGCGAAGTAGCTGAACTTTGGTACTAA
- a CDS encoding DUF1697 domain-containing protein — MTTHLALLRGINVSGHNMMKMDALKTMLENLGFQNIRTYLQSGNVFVDSEEDAAKVGFMIKQEIFKVFGHEVPVVMITKENLESCFANSPFLKEKDIDTKKLYVAFVSASLKKENINDLKISQFKPDEASIDENKIFIKYAVGAGKTRFDQKYIEKKLNVIATIRNWNTVTNLLNMYSE, encoded by the coding sequence ATGACAACACATTTAGCACTTTTACGCGGAATCAATGTTTCCGGACATAATATGATGAAAATGGATGCTTTGAAAACAATGCTGGAAAATCTGGGTTTTCAAAATATCAGAACTTATCTGCAATCCGGAAATGTTTTTGTAGACAGCGAAGAAGATGCAGCTAAAGTTGGCTTTATGATTAAACAGGAAATTTTTAAAGTTTTTGGACATGAAGTTCCGGTAGTAATGATTACCAAAGAAAATTTAGAATCTTGCTTTGCAAATAGCCCTTTTTTAAAAGAAAAAGATATAGATACTAAAAAACTTTATGTAGCTTTTGTTTCAGCTTCGCTAAAAAAAGAAAACATAAATGATCTTAAAATCAGTCAGTTTAAACCTGATGAAGCCAGTATTGATGAAAACAAAATCTTTATAAAATACGCCGTTGGAGCCGGAAAAACACGTTTTGATCAAAAATATATCGAGAAAAAATTAAATGTAATTGCAACTATTAGAAACTGGAACACCGTGACTAATTTGCTTAATATGTATTCAGAATAA
- a CDS encoding histidine kinase has product MKTKASLNEQDYLHSFMSTMTQKSDTIINYVLAVYFLLGIGLSFKYDTFEIGVGVGTLNLLAYYSAKFFIKNSKFYQYVLSVVLAIFMAQYIYQMHGMFEMHFTVFIASTILIVYQNWKLQIPLTLLVVLHHAGLAYLQNFVYNDANGLQVYFSQVNFDLETLIIHTVLAAVVFFMNGYWAYYFKEHSENHISKISDEYELENMKLASAKYSSMSATKDYNDFIHRTTLDLKLPVNSVLKLIDVSKGHTDNDKLLSYLEMMRESAKKIDDLVNDIHVKSTNSRN; this is encoded by the coding sequence ATGAAAACAAAAGCTAGCTTAAACGAACAAGATTATCTGCACAGTTTTATGTCTACTATGACTCAGAAGTCAGATACAATTATTAATTATGTTCTTGCCGTATATTTTCTTCTCGGTATAGGACTATCTTTTAAATATGACACTTTCGAAATTGGCGTTGGAGTAGGGACGCTCAATCTTCTGGCCTATTATTCGGCCAAGTTCTTCATTAAGAATTCTAAATTTTATCAGTATGTGTTGTCGGTTGTTTTGGCTATTTTTATGGCACAGTATATTTATCAGATGCATGGTATGTTCGAGATGCATTTTACGGTTTTTATAGCCAGTACGATCTTAATTGTGTATCAAAACTGGAAATTACAAATTCCTTTAACGCTTTTGGTTGTATTACATCACGCAGGTTTGGCGTATCTGCAAAATTTTGTTTATAATGATGCCAACGGACTTCAGGTTTACTTTTCTCAGGTCAACTTTGATTTAGAAACATTAATTATTCACACAGTTTTGGCTGCAGTTGTATTTTTTATGAATGGTTATTGGGCGTATTATTTTAAAGAACACAGTGAAAATCATATTTCAAAAATTTCTGACGAATATGAATTAGAGAATATGAAACTGGCTTCTGCAAAATACAGTTCAATGTCAGCAACAAAAGACTACAACGATTTTATTCACAGAACTACTTTAGATTTAAAACTGCCGGTAAATTCGGTTTTAAAACTTATTGATGTTTCCAAAGGTCATACAGACAATGATAAACTGTTGTCTTATTTGGAAATGATGAGAGAAAGTGCAAAAAAAATTGATGATTTAGTTAATGATATTCATGTCAAATCTACAAACAGCAGAAACTAG
- a CDS encoding PAS domain-containing protein — MDTRINRPTPSDREVDWNKNKVLLSKTDKKGTILYANEDFIDVSGYDEFELVGQPHNIVRHPDMPKVIFKFLWDSIKSSENIHVIIKNMAKTGRYYWVVTDFKIIADTDGEIVGFFGTRKSVPNDIIVKFIEPLYKKLLQIEETSGIHASEEYLVGFLEERRKTYMEYIDHLIATGKDDKNKISKGLFSGLFDKSSPKK; from the coding sequence ATGGATACCAGAATTAATCGTCCAACACCTTCAGACAGAGAAGTAGATTGGAACAAGAATAAAGTGCTGCTCAGTAAAACCGATAAGAAAGGAACCATATTATATGCCAATGAGGACTTTATAGATGTTTCTGGTTATGATGAATTTGAACTTGTTGGCCAGCCTCATAATATTGTCAGACATCCCGATATGCCCAAAGTGATTTTTAAATTCTTATGGGACAGTATTAAATCCAGTGAAAACATTCATGTAATTATAAAAAACATGGCCAAAACAGGCCGCTATTATTGGGTAGTTACCGATTTTAAAATTATTGCAGACACCGATGGAGAAATTGTAGGCTTCTTTGGAACCCGAAAATCGGTTCCCAATGATATTATTGTCAAGTTTATTGAGCCTTTATACAAAAAACTTTTACAGATTGAAGAAACGAGTGGCATTCATGCTTCTGAGGAATATCTTGTTGGGTTTTTAGAGGAACGTAGAAAAACTTATATGGAGTATATAGATCATTTAATTGCGACTGGAAAAGACGATAAAAACAAAATAAGCAAAGGTCTTTTCAGTGGTTTATTTGATAAGAGTTCTCCAAAGAAATAA